Genomic window (Syngnathus typhle isolate RoL2023-S1 ecotype Sweden linkage group LG4, RoL_Styp_1.0, whole genome shotgun sequence):
TGGGTGATTTTTAAAAGGTCGAGTTTTTGTAGGTCCTTAACGTGTGTGTATCTTTTTAATTGAATTCTTTCATAAGTCCAGACTTGTTTTGACTTTTAAGATGAGAATTCACGTTACGCCTTCACTCGCTCAACACTAGCTGTCCCAATCTGGGGACGAGAGCAAGCGCACAGTACAAATAAATGGACCAGAGAGCAGAAATGTGCAAGGATTTTACTTACTCGTCTCACTGAGCGTTAGATTCATCAAACTTTTATTTTCTTGTAAATGTTGGACTTTATTTCTCAATGCTTTCAAATGTTTCAGTATAACAAATATAACCTTCAACGGCTCGTGACTATTTATGAAAATCGCTTTgaatgtttgcgtgtgtgtgtggttggagAACAATGTTGCTTGAGGGATGCAGTCGTGTTTTCTGTCATTTTTATGACCTTTGGTTACAGGCCAACAATCTTTGGTTTTCGGAATGGCTTGCGGCTGTAAAGCAGGACGTAGGCGTCTGGGGATTGGACGTGACTGTCGTGTAGCTCCTGGACGGCAGAGTCATCGAAGCGGTGCCACGTTTGGGTCAGGGTGTTGTGGCACAGAGCAGTGTAGTGACCCATGTTCAGGTGACCTGCGTGGTTCTAAAGATGGAAAGGTTTCTTAATTCAACGACTGCCTCTTGACATTGATGGGCTATCATGAACATGTCACCAAATCATCACTGATGAAATGGCCACTCAGCCATTTTTTATATTGTAGTCAGTGCAACCGTGTAAAATTTATTATCCCCCTCAAAATAACTCATGACACAACCATTAATGTTTAAACTGCTGGAAACATAAGAGAGCCCTAAGAGAAAATGTCCAAACTAGGCCCAAAGTGGCAGTGCCTTTTGTGGCCAACACATTTAAATACATTCATTGATTaagctttttattttgaacacGCGGTACAAGAAACAAATTCATAAATATCTATGATGTAAATATCACATCTGAAACATTGCAGTCTAAGTCTGGACAGAATTAGGAAAACATTTAACCTCCACAGTTTGCTGAGATCATTTATCCGTCAAATACTCCAATCttaaaattaggttgaatttcTTCCGATATTGTACAAAAATACTACTTGTAAATGTTTTCCAGCACTCTGAGGCTTATGCAAATACTGCAACTACAatacattaaaataatttaataaattgGACTCACCATGACCGCATAGAGACGATATGAAGAACTGGAAGTCTTCTGTGCCGAACTGGACACAAACAAGCTTAGATCAAGCTCAGTAGAGAAGATAACGTTAGTCCTCAGTTTGACCTGGTTCTTTCCTTTACAACCAAACCTGGAGAACACATCCAGTtgaaagcatttgtaatttctgTACAATCTAATAAAACCCAAACAAATGGGATTTTGGAAAGACGACAATGCTTGTATCCAGCACTAAAAGGAGCAATTATTTACAATCACTACTCTTCCTACCTACCGTTTAAGGTGCAGCACAAGGATTTCGGGAGGTTTGTCCAGATAAGTAAGGAGAGCAGTTTCTTCCCTTAGCTCACAGGCTGAGCACATAATCTTCTCTCCTCCTGTCAAGAGGCTCTGCTTAAAGAACAGAGACAAACAGTCCTGCACAAAACGGACACATTGAAGAGACGGGAGGTCATAAATCATGTCATCCGTACTGGGGCTCCAATTGGGACCAAAATGTACCTGAATGGAGCACTTGCTGATATGTGTAGGGATGGGTAAAGAGAGCACAGTGAACATCTGCGTGTTGATGGTCTGTTGGTCACACCGCATGCAGACCGTCACGTAGCTGAGCGTGCCTTCAAAAAATTTGGAAACGATAGTAGACTCTCCCACTCCGGTGGCCCACATTCTCTCCTGGTCTCGTATCAGCTGCTTGGAGAAGCGCATCTTCCGCCTCCCAACctgtaaagcaaaaaataaCCATGGTACATACTATTCATTTTCCATTCACACATCAATCTAGGACCTTCTTTAGGTCGTCATGGAGTGCattgaagaggaggagaagcagTTCCTGAGCGTCCTGCTGAGAGTGGTTGTTGAACTGTGGCAGGATGGAACGCAACAAATTCCTGGCCTCCACAGGGGCACAGCTGGAACTCCTCCCGAGCCACATCTGCTCCAGGAGCCGGACAAACATCTGGGCTACCTGACACTTGGCCCTGAAAGAGGTGCAAAAGAAAACCCGTCACTCGATGGATTGGGAATGATAGTAGCCGTATAGAAATGCTTCACACCGTGCCAACTCTTTGCGTGTGTCCTGATGAAGGAGATGCTCCACCAGGGGCACCGTGGAACAAACACACTGCAACACAGCGTTCAAGTAGCAGGAGTTTCCAGAGTTGTCTAAACCACACACGCCGGGACGGTCCCACTCCTGGCGTCGCTTTTCTATCACATGATCACTGCTGGTCTTGTTTCTTCTGCAGGTGAAAATAGGTGAATTTAGAATCTGCGCAGGTTCTCGCAGAAACAGACTCGTTGGTCGAAGAGGGTGATGGAGGAATCTCAAAACAGCAAAAACGATAAGACATTAAGTCTGCACTCGCAATACCCGATCTGTGAAATGGGATTTGTAGACCAACCTTTGCATCTCTTGGTATGATGTGCTGTTTAGCTGAGGCAGGACGGGCACTCCGCCATTGTTGTCCAAAGCCAGCTGAGAAGCCAAAGTTCTGGTGAACTGGGTCAACTGGACCTGCCTGCCTGAGCTCTGCAAGGTGTGAAGCACAAACGTGTTGATGTAGATGGTGTGCAGCGTCACCCAGAGACCAGGGAGTAGCACGTCCGCCTGCGATCCTCTCGTGTCCGACCTTGGAAAAAGAAGAGCCGGTCCGGTCCAGCCTTTGAGATGCGCTGCGAGGAGAGACCGCCCGTAGAACTGAGATGTGGTTTCCTCTGGTGAAAATGGTTCCGTCGTCGCCGTCCGAATCCCTGAATCCGAAAAAACGTCGATGAGCTTGCCCTCCATCCGGGCGCTGGTGTCCAACCACACCACGGGACGTTGGCTACAGAAAGGCCTGATCAGGTGCTCTACCACCTGCACAACTACAGGCTTCCTCTTTCGTCTCCGAAGCTGCTCTGGGATGTACAGGTACATGTTGCAAATGAAGCCCGAGCTTCTATCGTAGAGGATGGCAAGATGAAGCGAGCAGGGAGTCTGCTGGTACCAAAGGTTGTATTTCTTCACAGCCAGGTTCTCACCAGGCGTGTATAATCCTTGATAGCGCTTGGTCACGTGGCTGCAGAAGGCAGACAAGGCTTCCAGCTTGTCTTCATCCTCCAGTCGGCTCAGATGCAAGAGGCAGCTTTGGAAGCAATTTCTCTTCAGGACCCCCTTCCATCCTTCTAAGCCCAGGCTTACCTCACGCTCTCCTACAGAGAGACCATCTTGCAGAACCATGGAGATGCAAGTTAACATCTCGATATAATCCTCCTCGGAGAAAAAGCCGCCTTGTTCTTTTCTCAGAGCATGTGAAGATTGAGGAGGTCCACACCTCTGCGCGGAGCCTCTCCTAATCAGCTTCCGCAGGGCGCCTCGATCCAGCACCTCCAAAAGTAGCTCCCGGGCCGTGTAGTACACCTGGTAAGCCGGCCCCGTTGTCTGAGTCCTGCTACAGGGCTTGACTTTCTTGGATTTGAAGATGCTAGGCAGACACAGGGTTTCTCGGTGTGAGTCTCTGGACACAtcctccactagatggcaatccTCTGGCATCCAGTCACACTCCTTCACTGACAACGCTTTGGCCTTCATTGTCTTAGTGTGCTAAGAAAAAGCAGGTCGTGATTGCGATGTGGAGTGCTTTCATCAAGAGCAAGGTAGATGCAATGCCCAAAAGGGTGGGTGGGTTTGCTTGCCTCCCTCCTCCTATAGGATGACTGCCAAAGTGTGTACTGTACAAATACATACATAGTGTGTTTGGTGGCACATGGCGGGTGATCTCTTGGGACCCTTGTGTCCTGGCAACCAGTGAACATAACAGCCTGTACGTCAGGGAGCTCCCATGGCACCGTTTGGCACCATGGCTGACTCCTGGGTTTGTGTTCACTTTtagaaagacattttaaagtcacACTCCTTTCCATATTTACATCAATGGAAAGTGAATGAAGTGTAATGGAAAAATCAACAAAGTCACTCAGGTcaatgaatgttttgtttttctgaagGCGTTTATGGTCCAGTTGCAAAAGATAAATCATTTCCACGGTTAATGTGACTTATAACTTGTAAAACTCAAACAGAGCTACAAACCTTGGTGATTTTGCATAAGTGTACACACCCTCTTATCGTTACAGAATATACACAGCAAATATATATGGCAAACAATCAATTGCCAGAAAATTTGACATGTTTGAATCATAtctatgaaataaaaatgttcaaCTTCTATGAACCCTTCTGCCTCTCTACAGAGTTCTCCATCTGGTGGCACAGGTTGGACTAGTTTCAGGGTTGGACAGCCGAAACCAGGCTTCTCTGCttcgttgtttttttctgttgacGGTTTAGAAAGGTCGTTGAGTATTCATTAGATGTGTGACAAGCCGGTTTGTCTGTGATCATTCTCTTGCATAAATTAAGGTAAAACAAGTAGGTATCTTTGTGAGTCAATTGATCTCACCGCTATGATTTCGCATACTTTCAATCATTTACCACAACCCAGAGTGCACTTTTGTCAGCTTGGCTGCAGGGGAACAAATCTGGTTTTAAACAGGTCAATATCACTTTGACATCCTCACCAGTCGTCATTAAAATGAAGCACAATAATAAAAATCTAAGGTCTGCAAGATAGACATTTGCTGTTTACTTCTTTTTTTGCCCCGGCCAATACGCATCTTAATTTGGCTGTCCATGCGTCATTGCGGTGTCTATTGGTGTCTGCTGTCGTCTCGTGATTACATATGGACCAATTTCCGCCTTCTCTTAGGGCCAACAGTCAGCAGCAACTTTCTTCCCTTCCCGTCGTTGCAAAGTCTAAAGCAGGGGCCTGGGTCGGCCGCCCCGTtgcatttaaaagaataaaGGAGGTCGTTGACATGGTGCGATCTGAATGGCTCCCCAAATTCTGCCATGTCACGTTAACACTGTGATGATGTAAAAGgaacaaaatgacttttaatGTATCCAGTTGGTCAGCCTGCAGGTCACTGACAAATCATGAGAAGGTCTGAGCAGCTCTGTGACCTTAACACTGGTCAAAGTCTTCATATGTGAGAACCGTTGTCTATTTATAAAAGCACTTTGTGTTCTAACTTTAACATCCACGGCTGCTACCCTCCTCTCAATATGGACAGACGCTCTTGACACGCTCGTGCGGCTGTAGTTTTATCGTCTCTTCGTCTCCTTGTTCATTCAATCATGCCGCTGCACACCAGTTTATGGAAATGTAGGTACAATCATTTGTAGCATCTGAATTCGCATTGCACACTGAACTTCAcaattgtgtttgtgtatttgtgtgtgtaaaaCACTTAAAACATGTAGATTtcctttttattattcttttttcatgtTCTTTTGTAATTTCTTAGATATATTGGAGTTTCAAacttgggttagggttttaaagttGGGTTTCAAATTTGGTTGAGCGTTTTTGAGTAGCGTTTTAAAACAGGGTAAGTGTTTGaaatagggtttcaaattaaggCGTCAAGATCTGTCACAGTTGGTTTCCTTGTTTTACTGTTGTCATAGTTTGGGTTtgcctgtctgtgtgctcgcccctcccctcctgtgcccTGATCAGTGTGATCACCCTCGCCTGCCTCTCATTAcccgtcttgtatttaagtcctgtctgcccctcgctcctGTCGGGTTGTTTGCGTCTCATGTCTTGTTGTTTGCGTCTCATGTCTTCTTGTTTCTCTAGTTGCTTGTCTGTTCTCGTCTTGTTTTGTCTTTCTGTTCAGCTATTCTTGTTCCTAGTCGAGCATCTATAGTCTGTCCTTTGAGTTTGTTcagtaaaccctggtccaagctgcatttggtcgcccagctccattcACGTCATGACATAGGGTTAGGACTCTGAAAGAAAGTTTTAGGATAGGGTTGGGCTTTCTAAGTAGGTTTTCAAACTacggttaaggtttcaaacaaGGTCTAGGATTTCGAATGAGGTTTTCAAATTAGGGCCAATAGTGCATGAGAGATTTCATCTTTAGAAATTTGCTATATTATTCCAAATTAAATATAGCTATTTCTGCTACTATTGCATTTGCACCCGATGATGCATGGTGGTGTACATGTGGTGCtctgaaaaaaaattacatgtgGTTGATCAAAAAAACAGTATCTGTTGTACACTGGATTAAATTACCATGCATACTATTGTTTCATCCACCTGATTACTGAAAAGCTCCAAAGCAACGTCAAACTTTGGACTGCGTTCCTGTCCTGAGGTCAGAGCGTCGTATAAAATACAACATACCATAAATGCGGACTGCATGTTTTCCAGCTAGTTGGCCTTGAtatcaaacatttttatttgtccCACTAAGgcacatgtgtcaaactcaaggcccaggggccagatacggcccgctacatcattttatgtggcccgcgaagacaaattgtgcatcaaattcgtggcATTACTAGGATTgcaaattgccttcacttttaatatcttttttttttttttttatatttgaccagtttttactcctctgatttgaaaatgagttatgtcagtttgttttgttttccgagattccctcgttaagtgcacctatGTGAAAAgttaggctcctgcagaacgtgaaaatgaactgATCTTTTCACTCAGaagtgtttaacgagggtaacttagAAAacgtattggaacgcggcccccgacgactggaggtcgacacccctggaagctagggttagggtttcaaacaacttgtctgatttgaaaatgagttatttgtaaGTTTTTGTAGTTTTGagctgctcatacatttatttgctatgactacaatgcggccccgccccaaaaaaatgagtttgacacccctgcactaagGCAAGTCCTCTCGTACATATAATTGAAGATATAAAACAATACTTTGATATTCATCTTCCAAAATAAGAGCAATATGTGTTATACACAAGTGTACGTGAAGAGAAACAACAAATAAACTTTTCGTTTAAATAAAAACCCTATTCAAGACTTGTCTTGAGGGGACAAGcagtttccacatttttcaaacaCCATCTCAAGTGTAACCATCCAAGCAATTTGTACAGTGGGTGTATCCCGCGTTTCTGTACTTGCCTGAGTGACAGACAACGCGACTGTTGCTTAAGAAACCTGTTAAAGCTCAGGGTGAAAGGTTGTGCAAAGCTAATGTaatcaaagttcaaagttcaaagtcactttattgtcaatcccttcatatgtcaagacgcacaaagaaaccaaaattccgtttcctccatcccacggtgacgagacacagtacacgctaaacatacaagtagacgacacaaaataaaaacaagaaggcacaaacaataactaataaataataaataaaatgagtgatgaataaataaacaaataacccaataaataagaggagcaaaactgagccagtgtgcgtacagcagacagtaagcatagcgcaaagtacaggacactacgcaaaaaggggggggcgagttcaggatcctaacagcctggagtatgaagctgttggggagtctggtggtgcgggagcgcaagctcctgtacctcttcccagagggcagaaggtcaaacaaagagtgagcggggtgactcacatcactcacaatcgtggtcgccttgcgggtgagatgggaggtgtaaatgcccttcaaggaggggagcgaagcaccaataatcttaccagccgtgttcactatgtgctgcagggccttcaagttgtagtcagtgcagccgccaccccaaacagcaatacagctggagaggacgctctcaatggtgccgcggtaaaatgcagtcatgacggccggaggagcgctcgcctgagtttccgcaggaagtacaggcggcgctgggctttctttgccagtgatgcggtgttggtggaccaggagagatcctcactgatgtgcaccccccgGTGCTGGTAATCTTACATGTTCCTCTGGTTTGAAGTCAAAAGTGTTGACCCATGTTAATATATTGACTAAAAAATATATCCAGAACATTACAGCACTTGGAGCAATGAAGAAGCCAGCAAAGTGTTTGCCTTTAAGTTTATTTTTGATATTTTGTAGAACAGGAGAACCGATGATTACAAAAAAAGTCCATGTGTTCTACATGCTACACATTAACCTAACTAGCATGCTTGTCTGAAAAAAGTAcatagaaaaaggaaaaaaaaatgtcgtacAATTAAAACGGACGTACAATATACTTACTATTTACTTTAAATGTACCTTTCCTCTTGCCTCCATGCACGCAATGTTTGATACACctcattgatttaaaaaacaaaaaaaattaagactTTTAGGTGCTGTCCCCCTACTACAAACTGAATGCacctataaataaaaaaaaataatcgatagATGGAAAAATGGAAAGCCTCAACACAGATGAATTTGCATCCtaccataaaaacaaaaaggaacacCTGGACGCCCAAATAGTGCTGAAATGAAAATGGTCTTACCGACTCCTCGCTCTTCAACAATCACATTGAAATGACAATTTTTCGATCAAATAAATATCGCACGTGCTAGAAATAAATAATGATCACTGAAAAACACCTCACTATGTTAAACGCTAACGTGAGAGAGATTTCAACGATGAGACCACTTCGTTTCATGGTATGAGGATGGTCGTGGTGTGTAAAGCACTAGTGCGGCTTCGAGTGTCTCTCGCGGCTGTTACCTTGAGGTAGATAACACGATACATTACGCCTACGATAATGGTTGCTGCTGGCATCATGTGTCACATTTACAATATGAAAGGGCTGTAAAGGAAGCTTTTGCTCTTTTGCCGTAAATCAAAAATCCATCAAATCTTTCTCTGTCACACCCCAACAGCCAAATTATAAAGCCGCCGAAACCTCGAGCGCCGTCCCGATGCCTATTTTCCGTTCGTCTACAGTACGTGAAGCCAGTTCAGCAATGAGGGTGTAGACATGAACCCATGAAGGCCTGGGCGTCAAGGCGACCGAAATTCCAAGAAATCATCATCCATCTGCACTCTTAAAATTGACTTttaaaacaacaagaaaaattgGTATGAAATGATTCAAGtagaacaacaaaaacaagacaaaaactaaACAGGCTGTCATAGAGAGGACATTGCTTTTTCTAGTTAAGATGTTTGAAGATGCTGCTGTAGGTTTTGTGGGCGATCTGTGGTGAGCATTTGACAGCACAGGGGGTGAGTGAAGCCTGGATGGATTTCAGAGGCAGCTCGTCCGGGCCCAGAGACTCCAGCTGTACGTTTAGCACGATCTCGGCGCTCCGGGTGAGGAAGTCCTCGCCCGACTCTCTCTCCCTGGCCTCCGGGATCTCCATCTCCGGGTCGGACTCTGCGACGCGCTCCTCTGTCCGGCTAAACAGGTGGTCCAAGTAGCTGGTATACGTGCTTTCCTTCTGGAAGTGCCTGTCCCGGCATGCCTCGTCGATCTCTGCCACTCGTTCTCCTGAGCCAAAGCCTTCCCAGGGATGTGCAGGCCGGGGGACTTCGCTGCCGACCAGCGCCAAGCCGCTGCCTCCCCCCAGCTGGGCCAGGTTGACCAGGCACTTTTCCTCTTTCTCCTGACTTATAGATTTAGACATGGAGCCCGAGCGAGGGGCCTCCAGTTGGGAGACTGAAGAGTTCAGCTCGTTGAGGAGGCCCACCTTGCTGAGCAGGCCCACCTCGCTGAGCAGGCCAACCTCG
Coding sequences:
- the LOC133152784 gene encoding uncharacterized protein LOC133152784, with amino-acid sequence MCHQTHYHTKTMKAKALSVKECDWMPEDCHLVEDVSRDSHRETLCLPSIFKSKKVKPCSRTQTTGPAYQVYYTARELLLEVLDRGALRKLIRRGSAQRCGPPQSSHALRKEQGGFFSEEDYIEMLTCISMVLQDGLSVGEREVSLGLEGWKGVLKRNCFQSCLLHLSRLEDEDKLEALSAFCSHVTKRYQGLYTPGENLAVKKYNLWYQQTPCSLHLAILYDRSSGFICNMYLYIPEQLRRRKRKPVVVQVVEHLIRPFCSQRPVVWLDTSARMEGKLIDVFSDSGIRTATTEPFSPEETTSQFYGRSLLAAHLKGWTGPALLFPRSDTRGSQADVLLPGLWVTLHTIYINTFVLHTLQSSGRQVQLTQFTRTLASQLALDNNGGVPVLPQLNSTSYQEMQRLVYKSHFTDRTSSDHVIEKRRQEWDRPGVCGLDNSGNSCYLNAVLQCVCSTVPLVEHLLHQDTRKELARAKCQVAQMFVRLLEQMWLGRSSSCAPVEARNLLRSILPQFNNHSQQDAQELLLLLFNALHDDLKKVGRRKMRFSKQLIRDQERMWATGVGESTIVSKFFEGTLSYVTVCMRCDQQTINTQMFTVLSLPIPTHISKCSIQDCLSLFFKQSLLTGGEKIMCSACELREETALLTYLDKPPEILVLHLKRFGCKGKNQVKLRTNVIFSTELDLSLFVSSSAQKTSSSSYRLYAVMNHAGHLNMGHYTALCHNTLTQTWHRFDDSAVQELHDSHVQSPDAYVLLYSRKPFRKPKIVGL